A DNA window from Anaerolineales bacterium contains the following coding sequences:
- a CDS encoding DEAD/DEAH box helicase, with translation MNFQEFNLDSRLTAGIRRAGYTEPTPIQIHAIPQALAGQDLIGTAQTGTGKTAAFVLPILQRLLPGPRRRARALIVTPTRELAEQIHGVIRALGAQTGLRSATIYGGVGAAPQIQAFQSGVEILVACPGRLLDHIQQRRVQLGAVEVLVLDEADRMLDMGFLPDVKRILAHLPARRQTMLFSATFPHEIEQLAAQCLTRPQRIAVGMRAPVHTVAHALYPVPQHLKSALVLELLRLTDTESVLIFTRTKHRAEKLARQLSKAGHRVTSLHSNRSQGQRQAALGGFKDGRYRIMVATDIAARGLDVENISHVINFDMPDTADAYIHRIGRTGRAERTGDAFTLVTPEDGELIRTLEKIMKQPLPRRTLEGFDYKAAPPPRPSNPVRTPRGAGRNTRASAARKPCTGTAARKPKAPSAKPAHRGWRQRFGIADV, from the coding sequence GTGAACTTTCAAGAATTCAATCTGGATTCGCGCCTGACGGCGGGAATCCGCCGCGCCGGCTACACCGAGCCGACACCGATCCAAATCCACGCCATTCCGCAGGCGCTCGCCGGGCAGGACCTGATCGGCACAGCCCAGACCGGAACCGGAAAGACGGCCGCCTTCGTCCTGCCCATCCTGCAACGGCTGCTGCCCGGCCCGCGCCGACGCGCGCGGGCGCTGATTGTCACGCCCACCCGCGAATTAGCCGAGCAGATTCACGGGGTCATCCGCGCGCTGGGCGCGCAGACCGGCCTGCGCAGTGCGACGATCTACGGCGGCGTCGGCGCCGCGCCGCAGATCCAGGCGTTCCAATCCGGCGTCGAAATCCTGGTTGCCTGTCCGGGGCGCCTGCTCGACCACATCCAACAGCGGCGCGTCCAACTTGGCGCGGTCGAAGTCCTCGTGCTGGATGAGGCCGACCGGATGCTCGACATGGGCTTCCTGCCGGATGTGAAGCGGATCCTTGCGCACCTGCCCGCCCGGCGGCAGACGATGCTCTTCTCCGCCACATTCCCTCACGAGATCGAACAGTTGGCGGCGCAGTGCCTGACCCGTCCCCAGCGGATCGCGGTCGGGATGCGCGCGCCGGTCCACACCGTCGCGCATGCGCTGTATCCGGTGCCACAGCATTTGAAATCCGCGCTGGTACTGGAGTTGCTGCGCTTGACCGACACCGAATCCGTGCTGATTTTCACCCGCACCAAGCACCGCGCCGAAAAGCTGGCGCGGCAGCTCTCCAAGGCCGGCCACCGGGTCACCAGCCTGCACAGCAACCGCTCGCAGGGACAGCGCCAAGCCGCGCTGGGCGGCTTTAAAGACGGCCGCTACCGGATCATGGTCGCCACCGACATCGCCGCCCGCGGGCTGGACGTGGAAAACATCTCGCATGTAATCAACTTCGACATGCCCGACACCGCCGACGCCTACATTCACCGCATCGGCCGCACCGGCCGCGCCGAGCGGACGGGCGACGCCTTCACGCTCGTCACCCCGGAGGACGGCGAGTTGATCCGTACGCTCGAGAAGATTATGAAGCAGCCGCTCCCGCGGCGAACGCTCGAGGGATTCGACTACAAAGCGGCTCCGCCGCCCAGGCCTTCCAATCCGGTTCGAACCCCGCGCGGCGCCGGGCGGAACACCCGCGCATCCGCCGCGCGCAAGCCGTGCACCGGCACGGCCGCCCGCAAGCCGAAGGCCCCATCCGCCAAACCGGCGCACCGCGGGTGGCGACAGCGGTTCGGAATCGCCGATGTCTGA
- a CDS encoding cation transporter: MSSSKSDATHRMALLLSLFTIAANIIEGVVSMALGVQDETLALFGFGVDSFIEVISAAGIAQLILRIWRNPGAPRSRFEVTALRITGTSFYLLAAGLVLGAVVNTVAGRSPESARWGLAISAVSISVMTGLFAAKRAVGKRLESAPILADANCTLVCIYMSVVLLASSALFELTGFGLLDSLGALGLAFFSFREGRESFEKARGKECGCAES, encoded by the coding sequence ATGTCGAGCTCCAAATCCGATGCGACGCATCGGATGGCTTTGCTTCTCAGCCTGTTCACCATCGCCGCCAACATCATCGAGGGCGTCGTTTCGATGGCGCTGGGCGTACAGGATGAAACCCTGGCGCTGTTCGGCTTCGGCGTCGACAGCTTCATCGAAGTGATCTCGGCCGCGGGCATCGCCCAGCTGATTCTTCGAATTTGGAGAAATCCCGGCGCCCCGCGGTCGCGGTTCGAAGTCACCGCACTGCGGATCACCGGAACGTCGTTCTACCTCCTCGCCGCCGGCTTGGTTCTCGGCGCCGTGGTCAACACCGTCGCCGGCCGATCTCCGGAGAGCGCCCGCTGGGGCCTGGCGATCTCCGCGGTCTCGATCTCCGTGATGACCGGCTTGTTCGCCGCCAAACGCGCCGTCGGCAAGCGGCTGGAGTCAGCGCCGATCCTGGCCGACGCCAATTGCACCTTGGTTTGCATCTATATGTCGGTTGTGCTGCTGGCTTCGAGCGCGCTCTTCGAACTCACCGGCTTTGGGCTTCTCGACAGCCTCGGCGCGCTCGGCTTGGCGTTTTTCTCCTTCCGCGAAGGCCGCGAATCCTTCGAGAAGGCGCGTGGGAAAGAATGCGGTTGCGCCGAGTCATGA
- a CDS encoding HAD family phosphatase — translation MSAAFPIRAAVLDMDGLILDTEPMSQAGWVRTFRERGIPFDDRQFHALVGLSAANARRKMLGWYGPEFPFEEIYSRKLECVDEIIAAQGIPLKPGLAEFLSAVDALGLRKAVATSTARERAIYKLGIAGMSEAFPVVAGGDEVAHGKPAPDLFLLAAKRLGIPPGECLAFEDSDPGALAARAAGMRVVIIPDQKRPSPEASAAAWRVLPDLRQAAANLPVWVRGEL, via the coding sequence ATGAGCGCCGCTTTCCCGATCCGCGCCGCGGTTTTGGATATGGACGGTTTGATCCTCGACACCGAGCCGATGTCGCAGGCCGGCTGGGTCCGCACCTTCCGCGAGCGCGGGATCCCGTTCGACGATCGCCAATTCCACGCGCTCGTCGGGTTAAGCGCCGCCAATGCGCGCCGCAAAATGCTCGGTTGGTACGGCCCGGAATTCCCCTTCGAGGAAATTTATTCGCGGAAATTGGAATGCGTGGACGAGATCATCGCCGCCCAAGGCATCCCGCTCAAGCCGGGCTTGGCGGAGTTCCTCTCCGCCGTCGACGCCCTCGGACTGCGCAAGGCGGTGGCCACCTCGACCGCGCGCGAGCGGGCGATCTACAAATTGGGAATCGCCGGGATGTCGGAAGCCTTCCCGGTCGTCGCCGGCGGGGATGAGGTGGCGCACGGCAAGCCCGCGCCGGACTTGTTCCTGCTGGCGGCCAAGCGGCTGGGGATCCCGCCGGGGGAGTGCCTGGCTTTCGAAGATTCCGATCCGGGCGCGCTGGCGGCGCGCGCCGCCGGGATGCGGGTGGTGATCATCCCCGACCAGAAGCGGCCTTCCCCGGAAGCGTCCGCCGCCGCCTGGCGGGTCTTGCCCGATCTCCGCCAGGCCGCCGCAAACCTTCCAGTATGGGTAAGAGGGGAACTGTAA